From Apium graveolens cultivar Ventura chromosome 9, ASM990537v1, whole genome shotgun sequence, the proteins below share one genomic window:
- the LOC141682947 gene encoding caffeoylshikimate esterase-like, giving the protein MATTVSARIAMTANFWGDLPESEYYESQGVRNSKSYFETPNGKIFTQSFLPIRNNDSPIKGTVFMTHGYASDSGWMFQKICINYATWGYAVFAADLLGHGRSEGLHGYLGNVDKVAASSLSYFVSVRKSEEYKDLPAFLFGESMGGMISMVMYFQSEADMWTGLILSAPLIVIPQLMIPSKVHLFAYGLLFGVADTWAAMPDNKMVGKAVRDMEKLKIIAGNPRRYSGRPRIGTMREVVRVTNYIQDNFDKVTVPFLTCHGTSDGVTCPTGSEMLYEKASSVDKTVKLYEGMYHSLIQGEPDESANLVLGDMKAWINERVQRYGLKRDT; this is encoded by the exons ATGGCCACCACAGTTTCTGCAAGAATAGCAATGACAGCCAACTTCTGGGGGGACTTGCCGGAAAGCGAATACTACGAATCACAAGGTGTGAGAAACTCAAAATCTTACTTTGAAACTCCAAATGGAAAAATCTTCACACAATCATTCTTGCCGATCAGAAACAATGACAGTCCGATAAAAGGAACTGTTTTCATGACACACGGTTACGCATCTGATTCAGGCTGGATGTTTCAGAAGATTTGCATTAATTACGCTACCTGGGGGTACGCTGTCTTTGCAGCTGATTTACTAGGCCATGGACGTTCAGAAGGGCTGCATGGTTATCTAGGGAATGTTGACAAGGTGGCTGCATCGTCGCTTTCTTATTTTGTTAGTGTTCGGAAGAGTGAAGAGTATAAAGACTTGCCTGCGTTTTTGTTTGGGGAGTCAATGGGAGGTATGATTAGTATGGTTATGTACTTCCAGTCCGAGGCTGACATGTGGACAGGCTTGATTCTTTCGGCACCTTTGATTGTTATTCCTCAATTGATGATACCATCTAAG GTGCATTTGTTTGCATACGGATTGCTATTTGGTGTGGCAGACACTTGGGCAGCTATGCCGGACAATAAGATGGTGGGCAAGGCCGTTAGGGACATGGAAAAACTAAAGATCATAGCCGGTAATCCGAGACGATACTCTGGTCGACCAAGGATAGGAACGATGAGAGAAGTTGTTAGGGTTACCAACTACATTCAGGACAACTTTGATAAGGTTACAGTGCCATTTTTGACATGCCACGGGACCTCAGATGGAGTTACTTGTCCAACAGGGTCGGAGATGTTATACGAGAAAGCATCAAGTGTTGATAAAACAGTTAAACTGTATGAAGGAATGTACCATTCATTGATACAGGGGGAGCCTGATGAGAGTGCCAACCTGGTGCTGGGAGATATGAAGGCCTGGATTAATGAGAGAGTCCAGAGGTATGGTCTCAAGCGTGACACATGA
- the LOC141682946 gene encoding uncharacterized protein LOC141682946 encodes MAICPLAFSYMEKKKAAVPLVCHGHSRPVVDLFYSPVTPDGYFLISASKDSTPMLRNGETGDWIGTFEGHKGAVWSCCLDSNALRAASASADFSAKIWDALTGDVLHSFEHKHIVRACAFAENKHLFLTGGFEKILRIFDLNRPDVPPRVVNSSPGSVRTVAWLHNDQTILSSCSDSGGVRLWDVRSDKIVRMLETKSSVTSAEVSQDGRYVTTADGSTVKFWDANHFGLVKSYDMPFSVESASLEPKLGYKFIAGGEDMWVHIYDFHTGKEIGCNKGHHGPVHCVRFAPGGESYASGSEDGTIRIWQMSPLDIEHQSSIPNGPTEEVKVSADEITTKFEDTHIAEGKTK; translated from the exons ATGGCGATCTGCCCCTTGGCATTCTC atACATGGAGAAGAAGAAAGCTGCAGTGCCGCTTGTGTGTCATGGCCACTCTCGACCTGTGGTTGATTTGTTTTACAGTCCTGTCACGCCTGACGGTTACTTTCTCATTAGTGCTAGCAAAG ATTCTACACCGATGCTAAGAAATGGAGAGACTGGAGATTGGATTGGGACATTTGAAGGGCATAAAGGTGCAGTATGGAGCTGCTGCCTTGATAGCAATGCATTACGGGCTGCATCTGCATCAGCTGATTTTTCTGC GAAAATATGGGATGCATTGACCGGGGATGTATTGCATTCATTTGAACACAAACACATTGTCCGGGCCTGTGCATTTGCAGAG AATAAGCACCTTTTTCTCACTGGTGGTTTTGAAAAAATTCTTCGGATTTTTGATTTAAATAGACCAGATGTGCCTCCAAGAGTAGTCAACAGTTCCCCAGGTTCAGTTAGGACAGTTGCATGGCTACACAATGATCAGACTATATTAAGTTCTTGCAGTGATTCAGGGGGAGTAAG GTTGTGGGATGTTCGAAGCGACAAAATTGTCCGAATGCTTGAGACCAAGTCATCTGTAACCAGTGCAGAAGTTAGTCAGGACGGACGCTATGTAACCACAGCCGATGGCTCCACTGTCAAATTCTGGGATGCTAATCA TTTTGGATTGGTGAAGAGTTATGACATGCCCTTCAGTGTGGAATCTGCATCACTGGAACCAAAGCTTGGTTATAAGTTCATTGCCGGAGGAGAAGACATGTGGGTTCATATATATGATTTCCATACCGGAAAGGAGATTG GATGCAACAAGGGTCACCATGGTCCTGTTCACTGTGTGAGATTCGCACCTGGAGGGGAATCATATGCTTCAGGATCAGAAGATGGAACCATAAGGATATGGCAGATGAGCCCTTTAGATATCGAACATCAGTCCTCTATCCCAAACGGACCGACGGAGGAAGTAAAGGTTTCTGCTGATGAGATCACTACAAAATTTGAAGACACACATATTGCCGAGGGGAAGACAAAGTGA
- the LOC141687339 gene encoding putative cytochrome c oxidase subunit 5b-like, with the protein MWRRSLSTHLATLSLRRSLPFLAAVSSSPSSSTLSLCPKFSRHFTAPSAAENEVSSKVEDVMPIPTNPCKEELEALLDGRQVRDVDYPEGPFGTKESPAVIKSYYDKRIIGCPGPEGDDEHDIAWFWLEKGKTHECPVCSQCFILEVVGPGGDPDEHGDDDQHITQVSY; encoded by the exons ATGTGGAGAAGAAGCCTCTCTACCCACCTCGCTACTCTTTCTCTTCGCCGCTCTCTCCCCTTCCTTGCCGCCGtctcttcttctccttcttcttctaCGTTGTCGCTTTGCCCTAAGTTCTCTCGTCATTTCACCGCTCCCTCTG CCGCAGAGAATGAAGTTTCTAGTAAAGTTGAAGATGTAATGCCAATTCCCACCAATCCCTGCAAAGAGGAGCTTGAAGCCTTGCTTGAT GGACGCCAGGTTCGGGATGTAGACTATCCTGAAGGTCCTTTCGGTACAAAG GAATCACCCGCTGTAATTAAATCCTACTATGATAAAAGAATTATTGGATGCCCTGGACCTGAAGGAG ATGACGAGCATGATATTGCTTGGTTCTGGTTAGAAAAGGGAAAGACCCACGAGTGCCCAGTATGTTCACAGTGTTTTATA TTGGAAGTTGTTGGCCCCGGAGGAGATCCGGATGAGCATGGGGATGACGATCAACACATTACCCAAGTCTCTTATTGA
- the LOC141684494 gene encoding acyl-protein thioesterase 1-like isoform X1, which produces MSYSSSSMGSGSQTVRRQLEFGRTYVVKPKGKHQATIVWLHGLGDNGSSSSQLLENLPLPNVHIKWICPTAPTRPVALLGGFPRTAWFDVAELSEDGPDDVEGLDSSVAHIAKLLSTEPSDVTLGIGGFNMGAAAALYSASCYAQGRYGNGNPYPINLRAIVGLSGWLPCSGSLRNKIQSSHEAARRAAFLPILLCHGTSDDIVPFKHGENSSYFLSSAGFRYLTFKTYEGLGHYTVPKEMEEVCNWLHSMLGLKGSR; this is translated from the exons ATGAGCTATTCTAGTTCTTCTATGGGTTCTG GGAGCCAAACAGTTAGAAGACAACTCGAATTTGGAAGGACCTATGTCGTGAAACCCAAGGGTAAACACCAAGCAACAATAGTTTGGCTACATGGTCTCGGTGATAACGGCTCAAG CTCGTCCCAACTACTGGAAAATCTACCCCTTCCAAATGTACAC ATTAAATGGATATGCCCTACTGCTCCTACTCGCCCGGTAGCTCTACTTGGGGGATTCCCTCGCACTGCAT GGTTTGATGTAGCAGAACTTTCTGAAGATGGTCCAGATGATGTAGAGGGTTTAGACTCTTCAGTAGCACATATTGCCAAGTTATTATCAACAGAGCCTTCTGACG TTACTCTTGGTATTGGGGGCTTCAATATGGGTGCTGCCGCTGCCCTCTACTCAGCCTCTTGCTATGCTCAGGGGAGATATGGAAATGGAAATCCTTACCCTATAAACCTAAGAGCTATTGTAGGTCTAAGTGGATGGCTTCCATGCTCAGG GAGCTTGAGGAACAAGATACAATCTTCACATGAGGCTGCAAGGCGTGCTGCATTCTTGCCAATATTACTGTGCCATGGAACCT CTGACGATATAGTTCCATTCAAGCATGGAGAAAACTCAAGCTACTTTTTGAGCTCTGCTGGATTTCGATACCTTACATTCAAAACTTATGAAGG GCTTGGACATTACACAGTCCCTAAGGAAATGGAAGAGGTCTGCAATTGGCTACACAGCATGCTGGGGCTCAAAGGGTCACGCTAA
- the LOC141684494 gene encoding uncharacterized protein LOC141684494 isoform X2 — MSYSSSSMGSGSQTVRRQLEFGRTYVVKPKGKHQATIVWLHGLGDNGSSSSQLLENLPLPNIKWICPTAPTRPVALLGGFPRTAWFDVAELSEDGPDDVEGLDSSVAHIAKLLSTEPSDVTLGIGGFNMGAAAALYSASCYAQGRYGNGNPYPINLRAIVGLSGWLPCSGSLRNKIQSSHEAARRAAFLPILLCHGTSDDIVPFKHGENSSYFLSSAGFRYLTFKTYEGLGHYTVPKEMEEVCNWLHSMLGLKGSR, encoded by the exons ATGAGCTATTCTAGTTCTTCTATGGGTTCTG GGAGCCAAACAGTTAGAAGACAACTCGAATTTGGAAGGACCTATGTCGTGAAACCCAAGGGTAAACACCAAGCAACAATAGTTTGGCTACATGGTCTCGGTGATAACGGCTCAAG CTCGTCCCAACTACTGGAAAATCTACCCCTTCCAAAT ATTAAATGGATATGCCCTACTGCTCCTACTCGCCCGGTAGCTCTACTTGGGGGATTCCCTCGCACTGCAT GGTTTGATGTAGCAGAACTTTCTGAAGATGGTCCAGATGATGTAGAGGGTTTAGACTCTTCAGTAGCACATATTGCCAAGTTATTATCAACAGAGCCTTCTGACG TTACTCTTGGTATTGGGGGCTTCAATATGGGTGCTGCCGCTGCCCTCTACTCAGCCTCTTGCTATGCTCAGGGGAGATATGGAAATGGAAATCCTTACCCTATAAACCTAAGAGCTATTGTAGGTCTAAGTGGATGGCTTCCATGCTCAGG GAGCTTGAGGAACAAGATACAATCTTCACATGAGGCTGCAAGGCGTGCTGCATTCTTGCCAATATTACTGTGCCATGGAACCT CTGACGATATAGTTCCATTCAAGCATGGAGAAAACTCAAGCTACTTTTTGAGCTCTGCTGGATTTCGATACCTTACATTCAAAACTTATGAAGG GCTTGGACATTACACAGTCCCTAAGGAAATGGAAGAGGTCTGCAATTGGCTACACAGCATGCTGGGGCTCAAAGGGTCACGCTAA
- the LOC141684494 gene encoding acyl-protein thioesterase 1-like isoform X3, with protein MSYSSSSMGSVRRQLEFGRTYVVKPKGKHQATIVWLHGLGDNGSSSSQLLENLPLPNVHIKWICPTAPTRPVALLGGFPRTAWFDVAELSEDGPDDVEGLDSSVAHIAKLLSTEPSDVTLGIGGFNMGAAAALYSASCYAQGRYGNGNPYPINLRAIVGLSGWLPCSGSLRNKIQSSHEAARRAAFLPILLCHGTSDDIVPFKHGENSSYFLSSAGFRYLTFKTYEGLGHYTVPKEMEEVCNWLHSMLGLKGSR; from the exons ATGAGCTATTCTAGTTCTTCTATGGGTTCTG TTAGAAGACAACTCGAATTTGGAAGGACCTATGTCGTGAAACCCAAGGGTAAACACCAAGCAACAATAGTTTGGCTACATGGTCTCGGTGATAACGGCTCAAG CTCGTCCCAACTACTGGAAAATCTACCCCTTCCAAATGTACAC ATTAAATGGATATGCCCTACTGCTCCTACTCGCCCGGTAGCTCTACTTGGGGGATTCCCTCGCACTGCAT GGTTTGATGTAGCAGAACTTTCTGAAGATGGTCCAGATGATGTAGAGGGTTTAGACTCTTCAGTAGCACATATTGCCAAGTTATTATCAACAGAGCCTTCTGACG TTACTCTTGGTATTGGGGGCTTCAATATGGGTGCTGCCGCTGCCCTCTACTCAGCCTCTTGCTATGCTCAGGGGAGATATGGAAATGGAAATCCTTACCCTATAAACCTAAGAGCTATTGTAGGTCTAAGTGGATGGCTTCCATGCTCAGG GAGCTTGAGGAACAAGATACAATCTTCACATGAGGCTGCAAGGCGTGCTGCATTCTTGCCAATATTACTGTGCCATGGAACCT CTGACGATATAGTTCCATTCAAGCATGGAGAAAACTCAAGCTACTTTTTGAGCTCTGCTGGATTTCGATACCTTACATTCAAAACTTATGAAGG GCTTGGACATTACACAGTCCCTAAGGAAATGGAAGAGGTCTGCAATTGGCTACACAGCATGCTGGGGCTCAAAGGGTCACGCTAA
- the LOC141686591 gene encoding monothiol glutaredoxin-S15, mitochondrial → MAKSLSNLLFKGLSSTRSMSLASRSTYLHGMQFSTSVPNDPDTHDDFKPKNKLENADISVKDIVEQDVKDNPVMLYMKGDPEIPRCGFSSLAVRVLQEYRIPIASRNILEDPELKLAVRDFSHWPTFPQIFIKGEFIGGSDIILNMHQNGELKEKLKDIVAQSESK, encoded by the exons ATGGCGAAATCATTATCTAATTTACTCTTCAAGGGCCTTTCGTCTACTCGTTCTATGTCACTG GCATCCCGATCTACTTACTTACATGGAATGCAATTCTCAACTTCTGTGCCAAATGATCCTGATACACATGATGATTTTAAACCCAAAAATAAGCTTGAGAATGCTGACATCTCAGTGAAGGACATTGTTGAACAG GATGTCAAGGACAATCCAGTGATGCTTTACATGAAAGGGGATCCTGAAATTCCACGTTGCGGATTTAGCTCTCTTGCAGTGAGAGTGCTTCAGGAGTACA GAATTCCAATTGCTTCAAGAAATATATTAGAAGATCCTGAACTTAAGCTTGCTGTAAGAGATTTCAG CCATTGGCCCACCTTTCCACAGATATTCATTAAGGGGGAGTTCATTGGAGGATCAGACATCATCCTTAATATGCATCAG AATGGTGAACTGAAGGAAAAGCTCAAAGACATAGTTGCTCAATCAGAATCTAAGTAA